AGGTACGTGATCCTCAAAACAGACAAATAACTTAATTTCTTTCGTCGACCCACGTTTTCCAaaacataccctacaaaatgatATGTTGTAACGTTGGAGAGTCCTCGGTCTAACCGGAAGTTGCTCTTCAGGTCTTCCAGCGGGACCACCCAGCCAGTTGCCGCGGCCCACGACAACAATGAGCGCCCCAACCACACCCTCGGTACCGCCGGCAACGAACATCGTCCCTCTCATCAGCCTTCCAACGACACCGTCAGGACCGACGACGACCTCGCCGCCCTCCAGTCCCGTTGGCGAACGGATACAGGCCAATTCCGATCAGAATCGATCGCCGTTGAATCAAGGTAGCCCCTTGCCGAACCCCTCTGGCCATCCTGGTCGAAAATAACCTTCGGTCTATTTTAATAAACCGGTGTGCGTACGCGTGTATGCGTGTGTATCCTCCTGGTTGTGATACCGAACGCGTACGCGCGCGTGCGTTGATCATGCTTTGTTTTTCGGTGGCTGGTATTATATAGGAGTGATACACACGTATATTTACCTGCCGAGAACCGACCAGTCTGTCCGTCGCACGTACTACGCCCACGCACGTAACACTGAGAACGATATTTACGCATTCCTGACCCCACGCTCCGTCTATACATAGCCAGGCTCGCGGTTACTCTACGCGGACCACCTGATCCGCTTTTCCTTCTCACCAGCGGCGTCGTCTCTCTGATGACCATGCGTTTCCTGAACGATCATGGTCCGATGACTCTACTCGCTGTATCAGTAAATTGTCCTAGAAAATGTATGAAACTGGTGGGGTCCTTTGGAAGGACCTCTATCGCGCCCGATACTTCCTGAAACTACCCCTAGAGGTCTGCAACCCTGTACATCATGTTTCTCTTTTACTGGTGCAGTGGCGGAGCATCAAACGAAATTGGTCACCGAGCAGTTAGCCCGGAAAGAAAGGCTCGCCAGGGAGTTGAGGGCCGAGAAAGGACGACTCGAAGCGATGAAGAAAGAGCTGCAGTCTCTTTCGAGACCCTTCGATTCCTCAATGCCGCCTCAGGTACGTACATCACTGTCAAATGATAGAAACATCGCAAGCTTCACGGTCGAAATCCATTCCGTAGGAGCTGAAGAGAAAATTGAGGAGCGAAATCTATCAGCTGCAGGTGGAATGCGACAGATTGGCGGACGAAGTGTTTCAGTGGTCAGATTCGAGAGGTAGTTCTCTGGTATTCTATTTATTATACAAGAGACAAGAGAATCAAACGTCGTACCTCGGTGTCTTCTTCGTCTAAACATTCGAAAACAACTGTCAGATGACTAGATTGCAGATCTTTAAGCagcgaatgcataaagatccgcagtctctttATGACTGCAgaaatatatttacatttaccACTGTGATGCTTTAATTGCCATCTTAATTTTCAGTACCTCTGGGCGAAACGAACGAAGAGTTCTATCAAGATATTTATACTGGTCAACCGTTACCACCGACTTCCAATTTCAATCCTCCGCCATTGCCTAGTCAACCGCCCGCTTGGCAACCGGATGTAACCGGAAATAACGTTGACAGAGAAGAACGGGACGGTCCCTCTTGGGTCTGTAGAATGTGTACGTTCGATAATCACCCGTTGATGAACAAATGCGAGCAGTGCGACATGCCGAGGCTGCTGGATCATGGAAACGCAGGTACGACTTCCAAAAAGTCAATCGAGGAGATCACCAAGTGTCTAACGCGCATGGACGCCGATCGAAATCCTCCGTCGACGTCGGAGTAGCAAAAGTGTGCGTTAACAGCATGTGTCTTGTTTGAACTTGTTCCGAACTGTCTTGAGGATTGACCGCTGCATACTGTGATGAAGTGCACAACGAAAGGTGATAATATAGagtactgttaaacttttggaGAGAAAGCAATAATGTATTGACATCCGCTGGAACACGCGGTATCAATAAAACAGGACCTAATATGTACTTAATCGTAACGCATGGACGTGTGTTGttgtttgaaattaatttttatagccCTTTACATACATACTAGAGTAACTTGAAATATTAATACTTTGCGATATCTTTAAGTTGAGTGGAAACGCACGTTTTATTGATGTAATGATAGTAACTTAATGTGCTGTGTTGTTTCTTATTTTTGATTACTGTAAATGGTGGTAAGTAATCTTTAAAATGTGAAAGATCATATCAAATTGTGGTATCGATCATAAATGTAACACGATTCTAATGTTCGATTTACAGGCGAGACACAAGATATTCATATACGAGTCACGCATCATCACAACTTTTCACCGAGCCGTGAGTATACTTTTAGAGTGCATTCCATCAATCAATAATCTTCGAAAGATCATACAGTTGCATACAATATAAAGGAAGTCTCTATTTCTTTTCCAGGAACAGTGCATAGTTGGGTGGTATGATGTGAACTGCATTAGAAATGTGAGAGAActgtatataaaattattatttaaattaaataaaaaaattgttgtagGAAATCAACAGATTACGAGAAGGGGGCATGAAAGTTTTAACGACTTACTTTCTTTTCTTTCACTTTTTATTGGTGACAGCATATGTCACgtgaaattaatatatatttataatttatttcgacatgtatatatatgtatatgtatatatgtatacatatacacctaATTTGACTTTCTTAATTCACAAAAAAGATTGGGAGAACGCATCTGCACGTTTCGTTACTGAACAACAACATAACAGAGTAGTCTGGCTCCTATTTGTATGAgttttgaaatactatttcaaATACGAAGTATTTGTAGTAAGTGCGCTAGTGTAAAGTTCTCCCATTATATAGCTGTACCCCTCTCCAAGTTCAGCTTGGTCTCGCGAGTATACTCTCCGTAGAATCTCTCCAGTTTCTGGTTGAACTTAGCATTACGTTCATTGATGTAATCAATATCAGCGTCGTCATTATGCATTCTTCTTCTGCTGTACTTATCCCTCTTTGCAATTCTATCACAAAATAACGAGTATTATTAAAATCCATACCATATCTAAGTACATAATGCTAAAATACTAACTGTTTCTCCAAGTCCTGCACCATCTTATCCACAGCCTCTTTTTTATCCTCgtgaagaccatgcagtatagTATTTCTATCACCATAGAAAGCTGGTCCCAACTTTTCCTTGGCATCATTATATGTCTCCATATTAGGTTTGATATTCTTCACCAGTCTGTTATATTGACGAATAGCTGCTTGTTCATAATCCGAGAAACCGGGATCAGGATTCGACTTGTTCCTCTTCTTCCTTGCAATTCGCTCCGCCTGTGTTGCATCTATGTGCAGTAACTTTATTCTGTCATAGTCCTCTCCCTGTAAAAATACGTAATATaaacaaatttgtttttttaattagtACTTATAAACTACATACTTTTTCTTGAGCCTCTTTTCTCGCGGTCTCATCCTGCACAATCCATTCCGCTTGTCTTTTACGCGATTCCCAATTCGAAGGAAGCTTCTTTCTTTTGTCCTCTTCGACGACCTCCTTGTGATTTTGCTGCCTGGCTTCATTCTACGAAGGTAACGTTTAAACCATTTAACTATTCTTTTACCGCAAAAAGGAAGCAATGTTAAACCACTTGTTGCGACAGACGGAAAACTCCCGCAGGCTACGGATGACGCACTTCTACGTCACACCGAAAACTCCGACTCCTTATGGAGGAAGTATTTGCGCGTCAAAGTGTAGAGAGCGTTACACACTTTTCAACCGCGAAAGTGTTAAAATCTCAAAACTAAAATACTAACAAACCCATTCGTAGCCCGTTCGTCGTCTGGACCAACAAATTTCACAAACTCACCCTCTTCGCGTGCAGGTCCCGCAGTCGCTTCATCCTCTCGGCATGCTTATCAGCCAACGACTTTTCACCCGAGCTCGAACCTTCTTTCTCCATCCTGTAGCAAGTGTGTCCGAGATTTATATCTGCTTGAAAACAGAGTTCTGTCAGCATTCGTCTAGGTTAGGAGTTAGGACAGCCAACTGTTTATTGAAATTTGACCGTGGTGCGATGATGGGTCGCGTGGGTGCCGACAGATGTCAGTGTTCGTTGATTCGCGGAGAAACAAGGCGAGCTCGGAGCTGATCCGATCACTGTGATCGTGCGGCGGCAGTGGTGGGCAGTGGTATCGTGGGTATTCGCGTCGGGGAAAAGTCGGGTGAATTTTGTCGTCGGCTGATAGAATCGAGCGTACCGGCCGCGGTACCGTGGACTCTCGTCTTTTTTCAGGGCGGTCCTCAGGGTCTCGCGGGTCCGCGTTTGCGCGAGCCTTGACGCTTGCTTAGGTGAAACGTGACGTATGTAGAGAATTTTTCTATATCGCTTGCCGCGCTGAACAGAGCTCGAGCTTTTCGAGCGTTTTCCCGCGGAACAGGCTGCTGTTGCACGCGAATCGAAGGGGGCACGAAAGCTTCGCACGCGTCGCGCGCCTAACTCTCTCGCGTTCTCACTAATAACAACGTGCTATGGAGACCCTAGAGTCGAGTCGCGTGTGCCGCCTCTGCGGCAAGCACTCCGGTATCTCTATTTATATATTCGACAAGAATGAGAACCACGTGAAGAAAATCAACGCCGTTCTACCGATCATGGTACGTCACTAATTCTGCACAATTCTTCTCCCTCTGGCTCTCTACCTGCTAGCGTGCCCAACGTGTCATCTTTCGAACATCATGCACGCCCCTGTACCTCGAACCACCTTCCCCTCGCAATCATTCGAACGACTTTTTCGTTATTCAAATCGAATTAATCGAGTGCGAACGTTCCATGCCCCGATTTAGACGGTACTACTCTGTTTTACTGTTACGACGGCGTTGAGCATCGACAAGTGGTATTTACGCTGTCAAAAGTGAGGTTATCATTACTTTACGCGCCAATATGCCTCGCTAATGACTCCCGCTATTGCGTAACTTTGGAAATGTAATAGCTATTTATTGCTTCGATCAGGACCGCAGGTGAAACCTGCCCTGGGTTTCTTCCTGGGGAAACCGAAATAGATGCACCGCGGTTTTGTCGACGTTGAAATTATGTCTCCTGGTCGGCTGTTTGGAGTTTATGGGGGTTGATAATCGCTTTACAATCGTCTCATAGCGTTTTAATGACATTTTTTATATCCTGTACGCTGAAGTTTAGAAACCATTATcgataatgtttaaataaaaccATCAATCTACTTCTGCGATCATTGACTACCCTACGTTGCGAATTTATCGTATCTAATGACATTaaacattttatgaataatttttCCACCGAATTTCTGTAATTGGACTTTCTAACTGATAGAAAATGTGCCACGTGTAACTATATGCGACTCAGATTACTACATCGAtactttgaccttgaaattaaaatgttttcacCAGAACTACGCACAACCATCTGTTCCATATTGCAACTCAAACTTTTGATACAACTTTATTGTGAACGCTGTTCAAGGTGTCCCCGAAGCTACGATAAGACGGAAAGATAAATACATAAATCGTTCGGAAAGTATCGGAACGTTGGCGATTCGTGTAGGAGTTTCGATCAACGTATAGTCCGCCCATCACACACGCTTTCTACTTATCGAACCCACGTTCGCTTGGTTATTTCGTTCTCGAAGTCAACTTTTCTGTACAATCGAAAAACTtggatttgcatttttcatatatttttactTTTGTTTTCTAGGCGCGAATTTTACGCCACGAAGGGCTCATTCTCTCCTCTCCCTTCCGTGCACACAGGGTAGCGTAGTAGTCGCGGAGGAGTTAATTTTTCTCTCGATATCAATTTAAATGTGCACACATGACAGTATAGGTAATAAACAACGAACGGGGTCTACTGTATAGCGTTTAATGCTCGGCGTTTGTAGCGATAAGAAAATTCTACAACTTTTGCCCGACCCTGAACGACACGTTGAGCGTCTTCACCCCCGTCTTCGGCATCGCATGATCGCGAGGAGACCCCCGGTACTGGTATTGTATCGATTATGTATCTGTAGGTGCACGAGATGGACCTGTTGCCGAAACACATGTGCCATTGGTGCAGCTACAAGTTAGAGGAGTTTTACAAATTCTACGCCGAGTGTTTGAAGACGGACACGAATTTGAAGGGTCAGTTATCATGGATGGGAAAGGAGAACCCGCAACAGAGGGTCGGTACACCGATGGTGCACATCGAGAACATCAAGATCGAGCCACCGGACTACAACGCATTCGATATGACACCAATGGTCGGTGATGTGAACTATATGAATTCCGTGAAATCGATGGCGTTCGAACCGGGCGATATCCCGTATGTCCCATACCGATGCAGGTACTGCTGTGATAAAATGGACCAAAGCAACCGGGCCGTATCAACGGTCTACCAAAACACCACGGTGTCGCGTTGTAACAGATTGAGCAACGAGATTGACGATCGGAAAAATTCGAAATCAAAATACACGACGACGAGAAAGAAACCTTTATCTCGTGTACCGTTGAAAGATGCTAAATCGAAGATGGAGCCACTGAAGCTGAAGCAGGAAGTAACACCGCCCAAGGTCGAGAGGTTGGACTGCCTCGAAGGTCGGATTCTTAGGCCCAGGAAAAACCCGATCAATTATATAGAGACGAAGATGAAACGCTTGAAGCTCGCGGATAAAAGCCAAAGATTGAACGGCGTTGAGTTGAACGTCAGCAAGCACAAAGTACGCAATATCGCGAGCAAGTTGAAGGTGTCCTCAGACCAGGTGCTGACGACGATAGAGGGTGGGATCAACTTCTCGGTGAAGCAGGAGCAGCTGTCGGATCTTAACGACTCGACGCTAAACAAATCCATAACAGCGCTGCCAAAGAATAAAACGAATAATAGTCTTGCTGAGAAACTTACAGCACTGCCTGGCAATGTTTCCATTAAAGTCCAGAACGATAGGGTCAATTGCAATCTGTTGAATCGCGCGCCGTCTGGTTTCAGCGTGGATGCATCGAGAGTCTTGAAATCGCCAAATAAACGAGTTCCGGCGATACCACGTGCTCCGATGTACCTGAGAAGTCAAAACGTTAGTCTCAGAAACGGTAAAAAGAGGATCTTAGATCAAATGGGCGTGCCCCCTAGCAAACTTCGTAGGAATTGTTGCAATTCGACGGACTCCGGCAAACCTAACGGCAGAAATCTGATGAAAACGGTGATCACACGGTTCATGGACGTGAAGAACGGCGCCGCGCCGATAAAGTCGTTCGATAATATCAAGCACTACTGCGACGAATGCAACACTAGCTTCGTTAACAGAGAGTTATTTAAACTGCACCTATGTTATCATTGAACTCCGATTAATGTGATcagatagatatatatatatatttttactcggtcaaaattatacgaatattaTCGAGATACGATCAGCGGTTAGCGTTATCCTAATGAGTAAGTGCGAGTTGAAAACTCTAACTTGGTGCCTGAGGTGCTCTGGGTTGCAAGGATGTATCGAATTATGGGACCCTTTACTTGTAGTACTCGCGCAAACATACGCGTAGCTGTATGTCGAAGATAAACCTACGACGATTGTGTACCTTTAGAATATATTTTGATAACgtgcagtaaaaacattaaataatataatacctTATTGTTTCTATGAACGAATATATCTATAGTTAATATACGAGCTGTCAACGCGCTGACGGAAAATGTTACGAGGAATGTTACACGATTTACGCTTAAGATGTTTATGTACAGTTTGTCGCAAAACTCCGTATATAATCCATAAGctctaaatatgtttaaaaattaattgtcattttgagaaaatgAACTtatttttgtagatctataatcGCACGAATTGAACATCTGGAATATTAATTGGATGGGTCCCGCGCATTTTGAATAGTATTGCAAATTTATGGATTATATACAGACTTGTGCGACGATAAATAAAGATTCACAATTCGCCTTCAAAGTTTAATAGATTTATTCGTAttctatatctatatatatataaatatattttttatgaaatgCAAAAAAATATAGATTCGTATAAATATTGTGATATGCAAGTGTTCCAcgtgtatagtaatttgttatgTAGGTCTGCCGTCATTATGCACACCGCTCTACAAAGATGATAGAATTCATTTTCCTCGAAATGCATATTTAACACTTTGATCGCCATGTCACCCATATCTGCATAACGGAATTATTTGTCCAGAATTAAAGATTAGTGAGTGTACAAAATTTGGTTACGATCTGCGAAATGGAAAAGGTTtatgttttgttaaataaactTTTGTGATTGAGTGGGTGATCGACGTGTTGAAAAAACATATGGTGCAATTTTCAGGGCGATTAATTAAAAGTTGTTCGTCTTTTGTAGCGGATAAAAATTTACGAGATCCGAAATACGGAAGTTGGCTCGCGCAAAATAATAGTTTTTCCTCGATGTTCTATGCATTCTAATCTGAACTGatataaaactgaaaatttattACGAAGCATACTCCCGTCATATTTTTGTGCACCCATCATTTTTAACTAAAGAAACTGTTCtgtaatattaattattgattTGACGAATAAAACGTATGAATAAAATACAACTACTGAATGAAAAATGGTATTTCTCCactgattaaaaattttgttattataaAGCAATAAAGGTCTCACTTTTTTTAAAGTTCTACGCCAGAAGAAGTTTATTTAATTTGTACGAGGGTTTTGAATGTCAGGGTACGATACTGGACAGGTGAGGTCGCTACGAGGCGACCATCGAGCGAATTGAAtctgacaaacaaacaaaaagtacggcaagtgtcaaaccacttcagaaaaatgattaattaCGTTAATTATAGTGGCCAAAAGTAGTGTCAATCAAAAATCCGAATGTCTTCGAGCTCGAAAAAGTCGCCTCGCTTCGAGGACGTAAGTAACATCGATTTTTACACGGCAGTTACGTTAACCTGTTCCCAGTTACAACACCGATCGGTTTCTTTTCAGATTGCAAATTATATACAGAATTTTTCCGATCCGAAAACAATAATATCAATTTTGGGTTTTAGTTTCCTACTGTTTTCAGTTTCATACataattaatacgatttttatacaGCTGATATCAACAGAGGATGACAGCTTGGGCTCTTCCATAAGTTTGAGTGTAGGTGAAAATTCGGTTAGAGTTAAGGAAAAACCTAAGGTGACCAAGGAAGCAACGATAAgtgagaaaaatgaaaaaaagaaatggTGGTTGAAAAAGCCAGACACCAGGCTTGAGGTTTCTAACGCCATTCAGATGGAAGCCAAAGTGAAGCAGACACCTTCTCCATCGCCAGATATTAGCTCTTCCATGAAAGAATTcctggagaaagagagaatgtgcaaagtaattaaaatatacaatacACAATTTCAAATacatttactttttcttatCTGATGTATTATTGTTTTACATAGGTAGTACATAAAAATGAAATCGAAGCGAAGGACAGAGACGATACCCTGTGTGATATTTTGGCTTCTGCTGCCTTTGACAAATATCCGTCTGATTTTGAGAGTAAGTCTACCATACATATTCTACTGAGAGCCAAAAAGATTGAACATGGAAGAAATGTAAATCTAATGCTTCTTTTTACACAGATGCAACCGACGAAGACATAGGTAGTATCTTAGAGGAGATGAGTAAGATAGCCGGAGCTCTTAGTCCGAATTCTGCTCCAGATCATACGAAATCTAGGAACTCTTCAAAGAATCCTACGGAGGAAGAGAAGTCTGTGGAAGAGTTGCTGGAGGAGGCTGAGAAGCTTGTAAGAAAGAATAGCACTAGTTTATCTAAGAGCGGGTCGAAATCCGATACATTAGTACCTGAGAATATCCCTGAGGAAGTGGACGGTCTTAGCAGGGTCAGGCAATTGGAGGCGAACATCTTCCAAATGATAGAGGAGGAGGTGCACAGAGAGACTGAGAAAATCAAAAAGAGTCCAAAGAACGAGAAGAAAAGGGAGAACAGTCCTGGGTTCGAAATCCTGTACGAGAACATGAACAGTCTAAGAGCTCCGAAAACGTTGGAGCTGCAAAGAAAGAAGTTCGAGGAGCAGAAGGTGGAAGTATCGAGTAGCTCTGACTTGGACGATCCAATCGAGAGGCATTCGAAATCTGAGGAGCTGACGATTACTAGGAAGGCGGAAACGGCAAAGGATAATCTGCAGAAGGAGATAATCGACGTAGACAAAGACTTTTTCGAGGATGTACTAAAGAAATCGAAGGAGAGAGCCGAAGGAGGCATGTCGGGGAGCTCGAGCTTTGGACAGGAGGATTTCTCGCATTTTTTGAAGCTTTTACAGGGTCAGGCAGACAAAAAGGAGCAGGACAATCCTACGGATACTTTGCAAACTGCTAACGAGAAAGTGCCCGTTGAGGAGCGGAATCCCGTGAACGACAAGAGTCCTGAATTTCCTGAGAAGGAGATTACGGACATATTACAAAAAGAACTACCTCAGACGGAAGATCCGAAGACCGGACACGAAACCGTGGAGACTGATTCCAGTGCAGGCGAAGAAGACCAAAAATCGCAGCAAAACAGCGACAaagatgaaatgaaaatatctgTTAAGAAAGATCAACAGTTTTCGAAACAAATTCCTGTGACAACGGTCGATAAGAAGGAAGAGCTGTTCACTGTCGGTCTAACGCCGAGGTTGGAGTTGTTTGCAGACGCGATTCCCAAGTTGTTGGCTGAGAGGTCGGCGGAGAGCGCGAGGGAACAGAAGGAAGAAGCGGTAGAAGAGACAAAGACGGTTCAAAAGACAACAGCAAGGTCTGAAGTTAAACCTATAGCAACGACTAGTCAGCGTAGCAACACGGAGCGGAAATCAAACCAGCCAGCTAGTGCGTCAAGCATTAAACCACCACCGAGAAAAGAGATCAGGTTCTCGAAATCCAAAAGCTACGATCAGATTTGCAAGCCACCATTTAGAACTTCGTTAGAAAATTTAAGGACACCGAAGCCTTTCGATCACTCGAAGAGACCTGCTCCTACTGCGACCAGAAGATCGCCGACATTGAAGCCGAAGTTGCAACCTACGGTGAAACGAATCGCGAGAGCCCCTCCTAAGCCCAAGGTATCTCCGAAATCAAACAAGGACCCTGTTAAGACTGGTTCAACGCTTTCTCTGTCTTCCACGTACAAAGGGTACCAGAAATCACCGGACACTCAACCGAGGTTTACAATGGCTGGCGGTGACAACAGGCTGAACACGACGAAACCGAATTGGGAGATGCTGTGCCGCGAGGAAAGACACAAGAACGCCCTTCTGAAGCAGCAGTTGGAGTCTGAAACGAAAATGTACAAGAACCAGATGGACAATATGCGTATATCCTTCGAGGAGGAGTTGTTCGCTCTGAAGAAGCACAATATAATTCTAAAAGCGAAGGTGGACGAGCTCTCGTTGAGCGAAAGGCGACCTGAGCCTCAGCATAAAAAGGACACGAAGATCATACTGCTGGAGAAGGAGTTGGAAAAGCAGGAGAAATTGATTCGTGGCTATGAAACCGAGAACAAGAAGTTGCTGCAAGATGCCAAGGGGCTGCAGGAAGAGATGAAGCAGTTGCAGAAGCAGAAGAATACAACTCTAGAGTCGACCAAGACGCAACAGCTCGTGGACAGGATGAAGGATCTTGAAGAGGAAACTCTGAAGCTTAACTTAGAACTTTCCGACCTCCGAGAGAAGAACGCAGATTACGGATTGAAGAACGAAGACTTGAAAGAGCAGAATAGTCTGTTGAACGACGAGCTGGAGATGTTCAAAGATCAACTGAGAACGAAGAACGACTTTATCACCGATAAACTACAAGCCATGACGACCGCAGAGCTTGAATTGAAGAAACAGGTGGAGGATTTGTCGGTGAAACTGAGCTCCAAGACGGAGCAGCTGCGAGTAGTGAAATACGAGTTCGACAAGGTCCAGCAGAACGTGTTGCCGTTGGAGAAAGAGTTGCTGGAGCTGAGAGTGAAGGAAGGCATTCTGCAGGAGAAGCTGCACGTGTCTAGGAGTCACGTGGAGCGCGAGAAACAATTGACGCAGAAGCTGAAGGATCAAGTGATCCTGGACAGCAAGAAAATCACGGACTTGAACAGGCAGGTGCGCGAAATGGAGCGAATACTTAAAAGAAAGAATCCTGATTCGGTCTCCGCTCTCATATTGACTGCGAATTCAGAGCAGGACAAGGTCGGGTCCGAGAAGGTAAAACTGTTGGAGGATCGAATAGCATGTTTAGAAAATGAGATCAAGGTGAAGGACGACTTGGCGCAGCAGAAGCTGGTCGAATTTCAGAAGAAGTTCTCGGACGTGAAAGAGAAGTACACTACGCAGATAATGGACCTAGAAGGGAAGTTGCTGGAAACTACCATTAGGGATCGCAAAGTGTACAATGATATGTTCACGCAGACGGCAGCGAAATGCGtggaaaataaaagcgtggaaactatcaggagagaagagagagcgGGATCATTcgagaaagaagagagaaaggAGCAGAAGCCGTTGGTCAAGGTGAATCTGAAATCTCAGAATCCTAAGGAAGACGCTCATCTGTTGGCTACTATCAGAGGATTGAAGTTGG
This genomic stretch from Lasioglossum baleicum chromosome 13, iyLasBale1, whole genome shotgun sequence harbors:
- the Tab2 gene encoding TAK1-associated binding protein 2 isoform X6, with product MPQKYFQSTRHYPRFTASQFRRFGCSIDYRGPSTQCTADQWPRRTVAARSFLEIPEKRQKSCRYPRHRTVTVAIRVPATCEKSCTVPEVSPGQVFEVCVIVSRSLDVSNGCRPFLMADKSVDFRTVPTIGGACKRTDLIVDPRPHYADPLLSVENAGPQIDHTRSYTSVSLTLRPPSSEPQPPINIRSQGSSLTYSSSSLDPRGFQSRLQISIGAGAVGSVAAARIRPPMGPSRPNSLIPPVQTGPQRPPGLPAGPPSQLPRPTTTMSAPTTPSVPPATNIVPLISLPTTPSGPTTTSPPSSPVGERIQANSDQNRSPLNQVAEHQTKLVTEQLARKERLARELRAEKGRLEAMKKELQSLSRPFDSSMPPQELKRKLRSEIYQLQVECDRLADEVFQWSDSRVPLGETNEEFYQDIYTGQPLPPTSNFNPPPLPSQPPAWQPDVTGNNVDREERDGPSWVCRMCTFDNHPLMNKCEQCDMPRLLDHGNAGETQDIHIRVTHHHNFSPSLSISFPGTVHSWVV
- the Tab2 gene encoding TAK1-associated binding protein 2 isoform X7, translating into MSQPQRSNNVASSNPRPHRPASLDIGASRRCPLSCTRAAAISSSPPIAGNLATPSSAPPACTTRGFFDDCIVGPPETNCNNHVQNAGNEPAGFELNVNVACSPAGNRDFRTVPTIGGACKRTDLIVDPRPHYADPLLSVENAGPQIDHTRSYTSVSLTLRPPSSEPQPPINIRSQGSSLTYSSSSLDPRGFQSRLQISIGAGAVGSVAAARIRPPMGPSRPNSLIPPVQTGPQRPPGLPAGPPSQLPRPTTTMSAPTTPSVPPATNIVPLISLPTTPSGPTTTSPPSSPVGERIQANSDQNRSPLNQVAEHQTKLVTEQLARKERLARELRAEKGRLEAMKKELQSLSRPFDSSMPPQELKRKLRSEIYQLQVECDRLADEVFQWSDSRVPLGETNEEFYQDIYTGQPLPPTSNFNPPPLPSQPPAWQPDVTGNNVDREERDGPSWVCRMCTFDNHPLMNKCEQCDMPRLLDHGNAGETQDIHIRVTHHHNFSPSLSISFPGTVHSWVV
- the LOC143215106 gene encoding pre-mRNA-splicing factor Syf2, giving the protein MLTELCFQADINLGHTCYRMEKEGSSSGEKSLADKHAERMKRLRDLHAKRNEARQQNHKEVVEEDKRKKLPSNWESRKRQAEWIVQDETARKEAQEKGEDYDRIKLLHIDATQAERIARKKRNKSNPDPGFSDYEQAAIRQYNRLVKNIKPNMETYNDAKEKLGPAFYGDRNTILHGLHEDKKEAVDKMVQDLEKQIAKRDKYSRRRMHNDDADIDYINERNAKFNQKLERFYGEYTRETKLNLERGTAI
- the LOC143215103 gene encoding uncharacterized protein LOC143215103, with product METLESSRVCRLCGKHSGISIYIFDKNENHVKKINAVLPIMVHEMDLLPKHMCHWCSYKLEEFYKFYAECLKTDTNLKGQLSWMGKENPQQRVGTPMVHIENIKIEPPDYNAFDMTPMVGDVNYMNSVKSMAFEPGDIPYVPYRCRYCCDKMDQSNRAVSTVYQNTTVSRCNRLSNEIDDRKNSKSKYTTTRKKPLSRVPLKDAKSKMEPLKLKQEVTPPKVERLDCLEGRILRPRKNPINYIETKMKRLKLADKSQRLNGVELNVSKHKVRNIASKLKVSSDQVLTTIEGGINFSVKQEQLSDLNDSTLNKSITALPKNKTNNSLAEKLTALPGNVSIKVQNDRVNCNLLNRAPSGFSVDASRVLKSPNKRVPAIPRAPMYLRSQNVSLRNGKKRILDQMGVPPSKLRRNCCNSTDSGKPNGRNLMKTVITRFMDVKNGAAPIKSFDNIKHYCDECNTSFVNRELFKLHLCYH